In Anaerolineales bacterium, one DNA window encodes the following:
- a CDS encoding SIMPL domain-containing protein (The SIMPL domain is named for its presence in mouse protein SIMPL (signalling molecule that associates with mouse pelle-like kinase). Bacterial member BP26, from Brucella, was shown to assemble into a channel-like structure, while YggE from E. coli has been associated with resistance to oxidative stress.) — translation MRTKFIAFVILALALVLSACGPTTINQAAPENLRTLNVSGLGVVYLTPDIAYINVGVNTQRDNAAEAVDVNKTQTTAVIEAIKDFGVDAKDIRTTNFSIWSNQQYDPMGQIIGTNYVVDNTVNVTVRDLDKLGDLLDAAISAGANSIYSIQFDVEDKAEATEEARTKAVEDAKNEANGLAEAAGLSLADIQTISYYDASPYPYFEGKGGGGGAAMETAAVPIQPGQLAISVTVNMTYTIK, via the coding sequence ATGCGTACCAAATTTATTGCCTTTGTAATTCTGGCCCTGGCCCTCGTCCTGAGCGCCTGCGGGCCCACCACCATCAACCAGGCCGCCCCTGAAAACCTGCGCACGTTGAACGTAAGCGGACTCGGTGTGGTGTACCTGACCCCCGATATCGCCTACATCAACGTCGGTGTGAACACCCAGCGCGACAATGCCGCCGAGGCGGTCGATGTCAACAAGACGCAGACCACTGCGGTGATCGAAGCCATCAAGGACTTCGGCGTGGACGCGAAGGACATCCGCACCACCAACTTCAGCATCTGGTCGAACCAGCAGTATGACCCAATGGGTCAGATCATCGGCACGAACTATGTGGTGGATAACACGGTCAACGTGACCGTGCGCGACCTCGACAAACTGGGCGACCTGCTGGATGCGGCCATCAGCGCTGGCGCGAACAGCATTTACAGCATCCAGTTCGATGTGGAGGACAAGGCGGAAGCAACCGAGGAAGCCCGCACCAAGGCTGTGGAGGATGCGAAGAATGAAGCGAACGGGTTGGCGGAAGCCGCTGGACTGAGCCTCGCCGACATCCAAACCATCAGCTACTACGATGCCAGCCCGTATCCCTACTTTGAAGGCAAGGGCGGCGGCGGCGGTGCAGCGATGGAAACCGCGGCAGTGCCGATCCAGCCCGGACAACTGGCGATCAGTGTGACCGTCAACATGACCTACACGATCAAGTAA
- a CDS encoding DNA double-strand break repair nuclease NurA, with protein sequence MPIDYQQIHETIQEIGRGALERKKTLEERRALARNLLAGFSSELDALRSKADAARGADSHIRCAVPLNEALASSHPVSASSPATLIAADGSQIVPNRHDALQYYVINVGAIAMQIGSGNTPEVKTDTELRILDEFDDTFFSEGQIALQRDVAERRKLLEMAENYSGTIIALTEGQLELWGSVDHENAREFEKSLQDYLNVLEQLQKKKIIAGGYVDKPGANWFVKLLEIAGTPPDELKNVRKNRLLAGVTDLWLFSQILGGHERSAVFALQAKSAEKYKGALAIHFFYLNVGDKKHPKIARVDIPLWVAENPSMLNGLHAVLVEQSRIMGNAPFPYLLHRAHEIAVVTHREKEEIDRMLAREILANGGELGEKSGKQSAKDLQGRTRR encoded by the coding sequence ATGCCCATAGATTATCAGCAGATCCACGAAACGATACAGGAGATCGGCAGGGGCGCCCTCGAGCGGAAAAAGACCCTCGAAGAGCGCCGTGCCCTTGCGCGGAATTTGCTCGCCGGCTTCAGTTCTGAATTGGACGCCCTGCGCTCCAAAGCGGATGCCGCCAGGGGAGCGGACTCCCACATCCGCTGCGCGGTGCCGCTGAATGAGGCGCTCGCATCCTCCCACCCCGTGTCTGCATCGTCCCCGGCCACGCTCATCGCCGCGGACGGCTCGCAGATCGTCCCGAACCGTCACGATGCGCTGCAATATTATGTCATCAATGTCGGCGCAATTGCCATGCAGATCGGTTCTGGAAATACGCCCGAGGTAAAAACCGACACCGAATTGCGTATTCTGGATGAGTTCGACGATACTTTTTTCAGCGAGGGACAGATCGCCTTGCAGCGCGATGTCGCCGAACGCAGGAAACTGCTGGAAATGGCGGAAAATTATTCAGGTACGATCATTGCGTTGACAGAAGGTCAATTGGAATTATGGGGTTCCGTGGATCATGAAAATGCGAGGGAGTTCGAGAAAAGTTTGCAGGACTACTTGAACGTTCTCGAACAATTGCAGAAAAAGAAGATCATCGCAGGCGGATATGTGGACAAACCCGGGGCCAACTGGTTCGTGAAACTGCTTGAAATCGCAGGCACCCCGCCCGATGAATTGAAGAACGTCCGAAAAAATCGTTTATTGGCAGGTGTGACCGACCTGTGGCTGTTCAGCCAGATCCTCGGCGGGCATGAACGGTCGGCGGTCTTTGCGCTGCAAGCCAAATCCGCCGAGAAATACAAAGGTGCGCTTGCCATTCATTTCTTTTATCTCAACGTTGGCGATAAAAAACATCCCAAGATCGCGCGCGTGGATATACCGCTTTGGGTGGCGGAAAACCCGTCCATGTTGAATGGCTTGCATGCAGTCCTGGTCGAACAATCACGAATCATGGGCAACGCGCCGTTCCCATATTTATTGCACCGCGCCCATGAAATTGCCGTGGTCACCCACCGTGAAAAAGAGGAGATCGACAGGATGCTTGCAAGGGAGATCCTTGCAAATGGCGGCGAGCTTGGCGAAAAGTCCGGCAAGCAGTCGGCAAAGGATTTGCAGGGCAGAACAAGAAGATAA
- a CDS encoding class I SAM-dependent methyltransferase, whose product MTDIFFELHKDLPREGPGDEASTLKAFGMMEGLRSNPRMLDVGCGPGMQTIDLAKHTGASILAVDTHQPFLDELQRRAERAGLAEQITVQNESMFELGFPENSFDVIWSEGAIYIMGFEAGLKKVHPLLKAGGYAAMTELSWFKPNPPEEVLRFWQEGYPGMDSVEGNLLAVERAGYRAVGHFSLPDSSWWDPYFNPLKERIAMLRGKYPQDPEARRVLDEQDLEMEFFHRYSDYFGYEFYVMQKG is encoded by the coding sequence ATGACCGACATTTTCTTTGAACTGCACAAAGACCTGCCGCGTGAAGGTCCTGGCGATGAGGCTTCGACGCTTAAGGCGTTTGGGATGATGGAGGGGTTGCGGTCCAATCCGCGCATGTTGGATGTGGGCTGTGGTCCGGGGATGCAAACCATTGATCTGGCAAAACACACTGGCGCAAGCATTCTGGCAGTTGATACGCACCAGCCATTTCTCGACGAACTGCAAAGGCGGGCGGAACGGGCCGGGCTGGCAGAGCAGATCACCGTCCAGAATGAATCGATGTTTGAGTTGGGATTCCCCGAAAACAGTTTCGATGTCATCTGGTCGGAAGGTGCGATCTACATCATGGGCTTCGAGGCGGGGTTGAAGAAGGTGCATCCGTTGTTGAAGGCGGGTGGGTATGCGGCAATGACGGAACTTTCATGGTTCAAGCCGAACCCGCCGGAGGAAGTTTTGCGCTTTTGGCAGGAGGGGTATCCCGGCATGGACTCGGTGGAGGGCAACCTGCTTGCAGTGGAGCGGGCGGGTTATCGTGCGGTGGGACATTTCTCTCTGCCTGACTCAAGTTGGTGGGACCCTTATTTCAACCCGCTGAAGGAACGGATCGCCATGCTGCGTGGGAAGTATCCGCAAGACCCCGAAGCGCGGCGCGTACTGGATGAGCAGGATCTGGAGATGGAATTCTTTCACAGGTATTCGGATTATTTTGGGTATGAGTTTTATGTGATGCAGAAGGGGTGA
- a CDS encoding four helix bundle protein, giving the protein MNESDLKKRTKQFGLRVIRLVESLPSTQTARTIGNQLLRSGMSVGANYRAACRGRSKADFVAKAGISLEEADECLYWMEMLQEAGIIPADKLKDLMKEADELVAIFTASIKTARANLK; this is encoded by the coding sequence ATGAACGAGAGTGACTTGAAAAAGCGGACAAAGCAGTTTGGGTTGCGTGTGATTCGATTGGTGGAGTCTTTGCCGAGCACGCAAACGGCGCGGACAATTGGCAATCAGTTGCTGCGTTCAGGGATGTCGGTGGGAGCGAATTATCGGGCGGCGTGCCGCGGGCGCTCCAAAGCGGATTTTGTTGCCAAGGCTGGCATTTCACTCGAAGAAGCCGATGAATGTTTGTATTGGATGGAAATGCTGCAAGAAGCAGGCATTATCCCTGCGGATAAACTGAAAGACCTGATGAAAGAAGCCGACGAGTTGGTCGCCATCTTTACCGCCTCCATTAAAACAGCCAGAGCAAACCTCAAATAA
- a CDS encoding ATP-binding protein, producing MQNQRVKIGYLVGGGLKENFRVRLTVSPQEIQEGAFVVIQSGHWNYYGIVTDINLGATDPRFADEQTEVRFPAQIAKALHGQTLYANLEVLPNLMLEVGPELGTPEYKDWQAKIDAGLKDAPRILPVKNIPPHHAVVSLANEGDIAEIFGDPNKDGNFVIGYTREQGHPVCVNLDKFVQRSSGVFGATGTGKSFLTRLVLAGLMKRDQAAVLVLDMHNEYGFDDVASDTKKAVKGLKTLFKGGVRCVGLGAGSTIRGNQVDFNLEISTGDISTSDIETLSRELNLRETTPTILNALYGTFKDKWFAAFRAMSRETVMIEDERGKTKEVPAEGSVAKWAMENGVNVMAAEALHDKLRRLFGKPYIVDQAAADSVAQIIQSLEAGKHVVLSFGEHESDLDYLLVSNLLTRKIRAAWEKKTNEFRTHGKAEPKPLIIVVEEAHKLLNREMAAQTTFATIARELRKYYVTLLIVDQRPSQIYDEVMSQLGTRISGWLGDDLDIQAVLSGLSGRDSLRGMLARLQPKEEVLLLGWGVPMPLPVRSRRYDEAFWKEMGGGGKKSREENLRELGFGG from the coding sequence ATGCAAAATCAGCGCGTAAAAATTGGCTACCTGGTCGGTGGCGGATTGAAGGAGAATTTCCGCGTGCGGCTCACGGTTTCTCCGCAGGAGATTCAGGAGGGGGCGTTTGTCGTCATCCAGAGCGGACATTGGAATTACTACGGCATCGTGACCGACATCAACCTCGGCGCAACCGACCCGCGTTTTGCGGATGAGCAGACGGAGGTGCGTTTCCCCGCGCAGATCGCCAAGGCGCTGCATGGACAAACATTGTATGCGAACCTTGAGGTGCTGCCGAATTTGATGCTGGAGGTGGGTCCCGAATTGGGCACGCCTGAGTATAAAGATTGGCAGGCGAAAATCGATGCGGGCTTGAAAGATGCGCCGCGCATTTTGCCCGTCAAAAATATCCCGCCGCACCATGCGGTTGTGTCGCTGGCGAATGAGGGCGATATCGCCGAGATTTTCGGTGACCCGAACAAGGACGGCAACTTCGTCATCGGGTATACCCGCGAGCAGGGACATCCCGTCTGCGTGAATCTCGATAAGTTTGTGCAGCGCTCGTCGGGAGTCTTCGGGGCGACGGGCACGGGCAAGTCGTTCCTGACGCGCTTGGTGCTGGCGGGCTTGATGAAGCGGGATCAGGCGGCGGTGCTGGTGCTGGATATGCACAACGAGTATGGGTTTGACGATGTGGCTTCGGACACGAAAAAAGCCGTGAAGGGATTGAAGACCCTGTTCAAGGGCGGAGTCCGATGCGTTGGCTTGGGAGCAGGAAGCACTATCAGAGGCAATCAAGTCGACTTTAATTTGGAAATCTCCACGGGAGACATTTCCACATCTGATATTGAGACGCTTTCACGCGAGTTGAATCTGCGCGAGACCACGCCGACGATCCTGAATGCGTTGTATGGCACGTTCAAGGATAAGTGGTTTGCGGCGTTTCGTGCGATGAGCCGTGAGACGGTGATGATCGAAGATGAAAGGGGCAAGACGAAGGAAGTGCCAGCGGAGGGGAGCGTGGCGAAGTGGGCGATGGAGAACGGCGTGAATGTGATGGCGGCGGAAGCGCTTCATGACAAACTGCGCAGACTGTTCGGCAAGCCCTATATCGTGGACCAAGCCGCGGCGGATTCGGTGGCGCAGATCATCCAGTCGTTGGAGGCGGGCAAGCATGTGGTGCTGTCGTTCGGCGAGCATGAGAGTGACCTGGATTATCTGCTGGTGTCGAATTTGTTGACGAGAAAGATCCGCGCGGCGTGGGAGAAGAAGACGAATGAGTTCCGCACGCACGGCAAAGCGGAGCCGAAGCCGTTGATCATTGTGGTAGAGGAGGCGCATAAACTGCTCAACCGCGAGATGGCGGCGCAGACGACCTTTGCGACCATCGCGCGCGAGCTGCGCAAATATTATGTGACGCTGTTGATCGTGGACCAGCGTCCGTCGCAGATCTATGATGAGGTGATGAGTCAGTTGGGCACGCGCATCAGCGGCTGGCTGGGCGATGACCTGGATATTCAGGCGGTACTTTCGGGTCTTTCAGGGCGCGACTCGCTGCGCGGGATGCTGGCGCGTTTGCAGCCCAAGGAAGAGGTGCTGCTGCTCGGCTGGGGTGTGCCGATGCCTTTGCCTGTACGGTCGAGAAGGTATGATGAGGCGTTTTGGAAAGAGATGGGGGGCGGTGGGAAGAAATCCCGCGAGGAGAATTTGAGGGAGTTGGGGTTTGGTGGGTAG
- a CDS encoding TaqI-like C-terminal specificity domain-containing protein — protein MKTSDILVKRNGVVYTPRLLADHVARKTLHYYLLEEKASKRRSLSQLRVLDPACGKGELLTAFWRAVSDKNNVGRSIDVSKLDPTEMLCGIDIDKNSVSYSSAEIQKMVAYEKIQKPPKTFTFNSLLLSSEKSMASIKKRFGAPDGFDIVIANPPWGADISSFRNNLVTSVFSLLQGQFDTSDLFFELSLKLVKPGGVLAFIIPDSLFAIERRSLRKLISTHTKILYLARLGEGFFPDVFRGCALLIVKNALPSEGSKVECMRLTPQLRSDLLNFSIPFKDVEKQVNHFVPQSRFVQDGQYLFDIDTTVKEENLIKTIGKSKNSISDALDSSRGVELSKRGSVTQCTNCLRWSPTPTHIEKKCQKCGASIDIDVAKTTRIINHEQLEGYLPIVVGESISRYQIDKYYFIDPSRKGVNYKNLSKYNCPKILVRKTGVGLTASIDYSGALTNQVVYSFVLRPKNDFAQLPLELYLAILNSRVMYYYIIKRFGEIEWRSHPYLTLKHIRELPIPDNLYEKMNKISNSKIVISELRNSLKAGKKISDSLDAKVENLVAKLYGLHKSDYNLIYSTLSSIEKLRPVRVLLNISQSDIFDQKMRKSNGV, from the coding sequence ATGAAAACATCAGACATACTTGTTAAACGCAATGGTGTTGTTTATACACCGAGATTGTTAGCTGATCATGTGGCGCGCAAGACGCTTCACTACTACCTTCTTGAAGAAAAGGCATCCAAAAGAAGGTCACTTTCTCAGTTAAGAGTGCTTGACCCAGCTTGTGGAAAAGGGGAGCTTTTAACTGCTTTTTGGCGTGCAGTTAGTGATAAAAATAATGTTGGAAGGTCAATTGACGTTTCTAAACTAGACCCGACAGAAATGCTATGTGGAATCGACATTGATAAAAATTCGGTTTCTTACTCTAGTGCCGAGATTCAAAAAATGGTGGCTTATGAAAAAATTCAAAAGCCACCAAAGACATTTACATTCAATTCGCTTCTACTTTCTTCAGAAAAATCTATGGCTTCTATTAAGAAGCGGTTTGGTGCGCCAGATGGGTTTGATATTGTGATTGCAAATCCGCCTTGGGGAGCTGATATATCGTCTTTCCGAAACAATCTTGTAACGTCAGTATTTTCTCTTTTACAAGGTCAGTTCGACACATCTGACTTGTTTTTTGAACTTTCATTGAAGCTAGTTAAGCCTGGTGGCGTTTTGGCTTTCATCATTCCAGATTCGCTTTTTGCGATTGAACGCCGTTCTTTACGAAAGCTAATATCGACACATACGAAAATTCTTTATCTTGCAAGATTAGGAGAAGGATTCTTCCCAGATGTTTTTAGAGGTTGTGCATTGCTAATTGTTAAGAATGCGCTTCCGTCTGAAGGTTCAAAAGTTGAATGTATGCGTTTAACTCCTCAATTAAGAAGTGATCTGTTAAATTTCAGTATTCCGTTTAAGGACGTGGAGAAGCAAGTCAATCATTTTGTTCCCCAATCTCGTTTTGTTCAAGATGGGCAATATTTATTTGATATTGACACAACGGTTAAAGAAGAAAATCTTATAAAAACCATTGGTAAGTCAAAGAATTCTATAAGTGATGCTCTTGATTCTTCCCGCGGTGTCGAACTTTCTAAACGAGGTTCTGTAACTCAGTGCACCAATTGTTTAAGATGGTCACCTACCCCAACTCATATCGAAAAAAAATGCCAAAAATGTGGAGCTTCAATTGATATTGATGTTGCGAAAACAACTCGCATAATAAATCATGAGCAACTGGAAGGGTATTTACCTATTGTTGTTGGAGAGTCTATTTCTAGATATCAGATTGATAAGTATTATTTCATAGATCCATCTAGAAAAGGGGTTAATTATAAAAACTTGAGTAAATATAATTGTCCAAAAATTCTTGTTAGAAAGACTGGTGTTGGTCTTACTGCTTCGATTGATTATTCTGGGGCGCTTACAAATCAAGTCGTTTATAGTTTTGTATTAAGACCCAAAAATGATTTTGCTCAATTACCCCTTGAGCTGTACCTTGCAATATTAAATTCAAGAGTAATGTATTACTACATAATAAAAAGGTTTGGCGAAATTGAATGGAGATCTCATCCTTACTTGACGCTCAAACATATTAGAGAATTGCCTATTCCAGACAATCTGTATGAGAAAATGAATAAAATATCTAACAGCAAAATTGTAATTAGTGAGTTGCGCAATTCGCTAAAAGCAGGAAAAAAAATTTCCGATTCATTAGATGCGAAAGTTGAAAACTTGGTCGCCAAACTATATGGATTGCATAAGTCTGATTACAATTTGATTTATTCTACTTTGTCATCGATTGAAAAATTGCGCCCAGTTCGAGTGTTATTGAATATAAGTCAAAGTGACATATTTGACCAAAAGATGAGGAAATCTAATGGGGTATAG
- a CDS encoding DNA adenine methylase, producing the protein MGYRYIGAKTKILPRILAKANSILPNGGQVIDLMAGTGAVSTEFRKNGFFVTACDLMTFSYHHCRTALLFTQEPQFQSAKKILSKNFTKQLSLFQTSNYEAVIDHLNNTKPIEGYFWREFSSEGSPTNGCSPRNYFSPSNAKRIDAIRKEIKTLFLNGLIDDLERSLLLHDLIMAANDVANIAGTYGHFLSVLRGRSLTDIKLSTTQLMILPDKGNHKVLQGYAEELAPDLQGDLCYIDPPYMKRQYAANYHILETLAREDEPEAVGVSGLRPWRDQYSNFCSKVKIRDAFSSIINNMRCDRYLISYSDEGLLTIDELFDYLSKFGRVTLSKFAYKRFKSRAEESRPEITEYLIDLRRHK; encoded by the coding sequence ATGGGGTATAGGTATATAGGAGCAAAAACGAAGATACTTCCACGTATCCTAGCTAAGGCTAATTCAATATTGCCTAATGGTGGTCAAGTTATTGATTTAATGGCAGGTACAGGTGCTGTAAGTACTGAGTTTCGGAAAAATGGTTTTTTTGTAACAGCCTGCGATCTTATGACTTTCTCGTATCATCATTGTCGCACTGCACTATTATTTACTCAAGAACCCCAATTTCAGTCAGCTAAAAAAATCTTGTCAAAAAATTTTACAAAGCAGTTAAGCCTCTTTCAAACTTCAAATTATGAGGCTGTTATTGATCACCTAAATAATACTAAGCCAATTGAAGGGTATTTTTGGAGAGAATTTAGTAGCGAGGGAAGTCCTACTAATGGGTGTAGTCCACGAAATTACTTTTCCCCAAGTAATGCAAAACGAATTGATGCTATTCGTAAAGAAATAAAAACCCTTTTCTTAAACGGACTTATTGATGACCTTGAACGTTCTTTGCTTTTACACGACTTAATAATGGCAGCAAACGATGTTGCAAACATTGCGGGCACTTATGGACATTTTCTTTCTGTTCTACGAGGGCGCTCTCTAACAGACATTAAGTTGTCAACCACACAATTGATGATTTTACCTGATAAAGGAAATCATAAAGTCCTCCAAGGATACGCAGAAGAACTTGCTCCTGATTTGCAAGGTGATTTGTGTTACATCGATCCTCCTTATATGAAAAGGCAGTACGCTGCAAATTATCATATTTTGGAGACGTTAGCTCGCGAAGATGAGCCAGAAGCAGTTGGTGTAAGCGGTTTGCGTCCTTGGCGAGATCAGTATTCTAACTTTTGCTCAAAAGTTAAGATTAGAGATGCTTTTTCTTCCATAATCAATAATATGCGTTGTGATCGTTATTTGATAAGTTATAGTGATGAAGGGCTACTGACCATTGATGAGTTATTTGATTATCTCAGTAAATTTGGTCGGGTAACTCTTTCTAAGTTTGCGTACAAAAGATTTAAAAGTCGCGCTGAAGAAAGCCGTCCTGAAATTACAGAATATCTAATTGATTTACGAAGACATAAATAG
- a CDS encoding DpnI domain-containing protein yields MLINVTKLYSSPVQKIRVMTEGWVNRSAFCPCCGGGLSRFENNTPVADFYCGHCSEEYELKSKSGAMGKKIVDGAYATMIQRLQADNNPNFFFLTYDKSTLDVRNFLTIPKYFFVPSIIEKRKALAHTARRAGWVGCNIDVSNIPELGKIFFVQNGIVKSKDEVLEKWSKTEFVKTTHNIESKGWLLDVLVCVEKIGKEEFSLDDVYAFEGYLKAKHPANNNVKAKIRQQLQFLRDKNILDFVGRGRYRMKLKGR; encoded by the coding sequence ATGCTTATTAATGTCACAAAACTGTATTCGAGTCCAGTTCAGAAAATCCGCGTGATGACGGAAGGGTGGGTGAATCGGTCTGCGTTTTGTCCGTGTTGCGGGGGCGGGTTAAGTCGCTTTGAGAATAATACTCCCGTCGCTGATTTTTATTGCGGTCACTGCTCGGAAGAATACGAATTGAAATCAAAAAGCGGGGCAATGGGCAAGAAAATCGTGGATGGGGCATACGCCACCATGATTCAACGTCTGCAAGCAGACAACAACCCGAATTTCTTTTTTCTCACATATGACAAGTCCACGCTGGATGTGCGGAACTTCCTGACCATTCCAAAGTACTTCTTTGTTCCTTCAATTATCGAAAAAAGAAAGGCACTCGCGCATACTGCACGAAGGGCTGGCTGGGTTGGCTGTAATATTGATGTCAGCAATATCCCTGAATTGGGAAAAATCTTCTTTGTTCAAAATGGCATTGTGAAAAGCAAGGATGAAGTTCTGGAAAAGTGGAGCAAAACCGAATTCGTCAAAACCACACACAACATCGAATCAAAAGGCTGGCTTTTGGATGTTTTGGTATGTGTTGAAAAAATCGGAAAAGAGGAATTTTCGCTCGATGATGTTTATGCATTTGAAGGATATTTGAAAGCCAAACATCCAGCAAACAACAACGTGAAAGCGAAGATACGTCAACAATTGCAGTTTTTGAGGGACAAAAATATTCTTGATTTTGTTGGGCGCGGTCGATATCGGATGAAATTGAAAGGGAGATAA
- a CDS encoding nucleotidyltransferase — protein sequence MKLDKGIEPFRATIEALQRLLEKFGNRGVIIGGIAVGFLGRPRLTEDVDAMFLLSIQDISKFLEAAKNENIEPRIQNADEFAQKNRVLLLRHTPTETNVDISLGIMPFEEEMVERGVVRSTATLSVRLPTPEDLIIMKAVAHRPKDLEDIRTIIDKHPTLDVDRIGKWTKSFADILDMPALWTDIEGMFK from the coding sequence ATGAAGTTGGATAAAGGTATCGAGCCGTTTCGTGCAACAATCGAAGCCCTGCAAAGGCTTCTTGAAAAATTTGGCAATCGCGGCGTGATCATTGGCGGCATTGCTGTCGGCTTTTTGGGCAGACCCCGCCTCACCGAAGACGTGGATGCGATGTTTTTACTTTCCATTCAGGATATTTCCAAATTTCTTGAAGCGGCAAAGAATGAAAATATCGAGCCAAGAATCCAAAATGCAGATGAGTTTGCGCAAAAGAACCGCGTTCTTTTACTTCGGCACACTCCCACTGAAACGAACGTTGATATTTCTCTCGGCATCATGCCCTTTGAAGAAGAGATGGTCGAAAGAGGCGTCGTTCGATCAACCGCCACGCTTTCGGTGCGCCTTCCCACTCCCGAAGATTTGATTATCATGAAAGCCGTCGCACATCGACCTAAAGACCTGGAGGATATCCGCACGATCATTGATAAACATCCAACACTCGACGTTGACCGTATCGGCAAGTGGACAAAATCCTTTGCGGACATTCTCGACATGCCCGCCTTGTGGACCGACATCGAAGGGATGTTCAAATAG
- a CDS encoding nucleotidyltransferase domain-containing protein — translation MKAKVPAKIRRLMKEFKEGLVRIYGDKLKAVYLYGSYARGDYREGSDVDVMILLENYKNYWKEQSKISQLASDVSLEYDVTVSCIFVKEIQWNTASDERPLIYNIRKEGLPA, via the coding sequence ATGAAAGCCAAAGTCCCTGCAAAGATACGCAGACTCATGAAAGAGTTCAAGGAAGGGCTTGTCCGCATTTATGGGGATAAGCTCAAAGCCGTCTACTTGTACGGGTCCTATGCGCGCGGGGATTACCGCGAGGGTTCGGATGTGGACGTGATGATTTTGCTGGAGAACTACAAAAATTACTGGAAAGAGCAAAGCAAGATCAGCCAGTTGGCAAGCGATGTTTCTTTAGAGTATGACGTCACGGTGAGCTGTATCTTCGTCAAAGAAATCCAATGGAATACAGCCAGCGATGAAAGACCGCTCATCTACAACATCCGCAAAGAGGGACTGCCTGCATGA
- a CDS encoding HEPN domain-containing protein has product MKDYSSKLFSKALDAIEAAEALLNINKAEFAAGRAYYAMFYVAEALLYNEFDLKFSRARSGHCGVWKEFCENQSARPKISPLDA; this is encoded by the coding sequence ATGAAGGACTATTCCAGTAAACTGTTCAGTAAAGCGTTGGATGCCATCGAAGCCGCTGAAGCCTTGTTGAATATCAACAAAGCAGAGTTTGCGGCAGGTCGCGCTTATTATGCAATGTTTTATGTCGCTGAGGCGTTGCTGTATAACGAGTTCGATTTGAAATTCAGCCGAGCACGGTCAGGTCATTGCGGCGTATGGAAAGAATTTTGCGAAAACCAAAGCGCTCGACCCAAAATTTCACCGCTGGATGCGTGA
- a CDS encoding type II toxin-antitoxin system HicB family antitoxin, with amino-acid sequence MLKNDRYTYRITWSEDDQEYVGLCIEFPSLSWLDENPEAALSGIRQVVADVVKDMKSNGETPPEPLASKHFSGKFMVRIPPELHRKLAIEAQEEGISLNRLAADKLRKQDV; translated from the coding sequence ATGTTGAAAAATGACCGTTATACCTACCGCATTACCTGGTCGGAAGACGATCAGGAATATGTGGGACTGTGCATTGAATTCCCCAGCCTGAGTTGGTTGGACGAAAACCCCGAAGCCGCGCTATCTGGCATTCGTCAGGTCGTTGCGGATGTGGTGAAGGATATGAAATCAAACGGCGAGACTCCGCCTGAACCGCTTGCCAGCAAACACTTTAGCGGAAAGTTCATGGTGCGCATTCCGCCTGAATTACATCGTAAACTCGCCATTGAAGCGCAGGAGGAAGGCATCAGCCTCAACCGCCTTGCCGCGGATAAGCTTAGAAAGCAAGACGTATAA
- a CDS encoding type II toxin-antitoxin system prevent-host-death family antitoxin: MLKTISATKARINFGDVMKQAKIAPVIVERGGKAEVVVLSKKAYDQLVAAKSQTDWRRLLEESRKTVRAALKGRKLPDPAEIIRQGREERDEQLLSALH; the protein is encoded by the coding sequence ATGCTCAAGACAATCAGCGCCACAAAAGCCCGAATCAACTTTGGCGATGTGATGAAACAAGCCAAGATCGCCCCTGTCATTGTGGAGCGCGGCGGCAAAGCAGAGGTCGTTGTCCTTTCCAAGAAGGCATACGACCAATTGGTCGCGGCAAAAAGTCAAACAGACTGGCGCAGGTTGCTGGAAGAGTCCCGTAAGACAGTCCGCGCGGCACTGAAGGGTCGCAAGTTGCCAGATCCAGCAGAAATTATACGCCAGGGCAGGGAGGAAAGAGATGAACAACTCCTCAGCGCTTTGCATTGA